GTTCTGGCTGTCGCGGTTGATCGCCGCCGAGCAGTTTGCCGGGCAGGACGTGCTGATTCACGATCCGCGGGAGTTCGAGCAGCGCTTGGCGCAGCGGCAGCAGGTGCATACGCCGCTACCTTTCGCGCTTTAAATTGTGGCGAGCGAGCTTGCTCGCGCTGGGCTGCGAAGCGGCCCCAAAATTCTGGCAGTCAGCCTGATTTTTGTGAGTGCTGCGCACTCAAGCGGGAGCAAGCTCCCTCGCCACAGGTCTTGTGGGGTTACAACGATTCCAGGCACCCGGCCAGATCGTTGCCCAGCTTCTCCAGCACCTGCTCATACCCCTGAGCTGTCGCCGGTGTATAGCCGCCCAACGCATCCAGCTCCGCCAGTTTCACCGGCAGGCCCGCCACCAGGGTTTCCGCCAGACGTGGACGCAGCGGCGGTTCGCTGAACACACAGGTCTTGCCGACTTCCTGCAGGCGTTTGCGCATTGCCGCCACATGCTGCGCGCCGGGCTGCACTTCCGCTGCCACACTGAATACCCCGGTGTGCTTCAGGCCGTAAGCGTCTTCGAAGTAATCGAACGCTTCGTGGAACACGAAGTACGGTTTGCCTTCAACGCTGGTCAGACGTTTTTTCAGGCGCGCATCGAGGGCATCAAGACGCTCGTCGAAGGCCTTGGCGTTGCTCTGGTAGCGTTCGGCGTTGGCTGGGTCGGCAGCGCTCAAATCAACCGCCATCCTGTCGGCAATCACCCGAGCATTGACCGGCGATAGCCACAAATGCGCGTCCAGCGTGCCCGGGCGATGATCGTGATCATGCTCGTCGGCATCTTCGGCGTGGGAGTGGCTGTCTTCGGCAAAGCGGCGCAACTTCATGCCCGGCAGGTCCTGCACGGCGACGCTCGGCAGCGTACGACCGTTCAGCACGCGCGGCAGGAAGCCTTCCATGTCCGGGCCGATCCAGTACAGCAGATCCACCGATTGCACCTTGCGCACGTCGGATGGGCGCAGCGCGTAGTTGTGCGGCGACGCGCCCGGCGGCAGCAGCACTTCGGGGATGGCCACACCGTCCTGCACGGCCGCCGCAATCAACTGCAGCGGTTTGATGCTGGTGAGAACCCTGACCTCGGCCTGAGCCGAACCGATCAGCAGAAAACTGGCGATAAACGCCACAAAAACAGAAAAAAGTCGGGACACGATGACCACTCAAGGAGGCGAGAACGGGTAACATAATAACGTCTCTATCAAAACGCGTCGCCGCCCATGCCTATTACACCGATTGCCAGCCGTCCCCACGACCACTCTCATTGCGTGCACAGCGCACTGACCGAGGCCGATACCTTGTGCGCCCAGAAAGGCCTGCGCCTGACTGCGTTGCGCCGGCGAGTGCTGGAACTGGTGTGGCAGAGCCACAAGCCGCTGGGCGCCTACGACATTCTCGCGGTGCTCAGCGAGCAGGACGGCCGCCGCGCCGCGCCGCCGACCGTGTACCGCGCGCTGGATTTCCTCCTGGAAAATGGCCTGGTGCACCGCATTTCTTCGCTCAACGCCTTTGTCGGTTGCGTGCATCCGGAACATGCGCATCAGGGCCAGTTCCTGATCTGCCGCGACTGCCACGCCGCCATTGAGCTGGAACAGAAAGCTATCAGCGACGCGATCATCAATAGCGCCAAGGATGTCGGGTTCATCGTCGAAGCACAGACCGTCGAAGTGGTCGGCCTGTGCTCCGGTTGCCAGGGGGCTTGATGAGCAACCCGTTGATCCGTCTTGAGCAGGTTGCCGTCACTTTTGCCGGGCAGACCGTGCTGGACAACATCGAGCTGAGCGTCGAACCGGGGCAGATCGTCACCCTGATCGGCCCCAACGGCGCCGGCAAGACCACCCTGGTACGGGCCGTGCTCGGGCTGTTGAAGCCGGACAGCGGCAGCGTCTGGCGCAAGCCAAAACTGCGCGTCGGCTACATGCCGCAAAAGCTGCACGTCGATCCGACCTTGCCGCTGTCGGTACTGCGCTTCCTGCGCCTGGTGCCCGGCGTAGACCGTCCGCGTGCATTGGCGGCGCTCAAGGAAGTCGGCGCCGAACACGTCATCGACAGCCCGGTGCAAAGTGTTTCCGGTGGCGAAATGCAGCGCGTGCTGCTGGCCCGGGCGCTGCTGCGCGAGCCGGAGCTGTTGGTGCTGGATGAGCCGGTGCAGGGCGTCGATGTCGCCGGGCAGGCCGAGCTGTACAGCCTGATCACCCGCCTGCGTGACCGTCACGGCTGCGGCGTGCTGATGGTGTCCCACGATTTACATCTGGTGATGAGCACCACCGATCAGGTGGTGTGCCTGAATCGCCACGTCTGCTGCTCCGGGCATCCCGAGCAGGTCAGCGGCGATCCGGCGTTCGTCGAGCTGTTCGGCAAGAATGCGCCGAGCCTGGCGATCTATCACCACCATCACGACCACGCCCATGACCTGCACGGTTCGGTGGTCAAGGCGCCCGGTGCGGGCCACACCCACGTTCACGGAGACCACTGCAAGCATGGCTGATTTTCTGTTGTATGCCCTGCTTGCAGGTCTGGCGCTGGCGCTGGTGGCCGGGCCATTGGGTTCGTTCGTGGTCTGGCGGCGCATGGCCTATTTCGGCGACACCCTGTCACACGCTGCACTGCTCGGCGTGGCCCTGGGCTTTCTGCTGGATGTCAGTCCGACGGTGGCGGTGACCGTCGGCTGCCTGCTGCTGGCGGTGCTGCTGGTGACCTTGCAACAGCGTCAGCCGCTGGCCTCCGACACGCTTTTGGGAATTCTCGCACCGAGCACGCTCTCTCTCGGGCTGGTGGTACTAAGCTTCATGCATGAAGTGCGGATCGACCTGATGGCCTATCTGTTCGGCGACCTGCTGGCGATCAGCCCGACTGACCTGGCGTGGATCCTCGGCGGCAGCGCGGCGGTACTGGTGTTGCTGGTGACGCTGTGGCGGCCGCTGCTGGCGATCACCGTGCATGAGGAATTGGCCAGGGTAGAAGGCCTGCCGGTGGCGGGCCTGCGCATGGCGCTGATGCTGTTGATTGCGGTGGTGATCGCGGTGGCGATGAAAATCGTCGGTGTGTTGCTTATTACTTCGCTGCTGATCATTCCGGCGGCTGCGGCACAACGTCACGCCCGCTCGCCGGAGCAGATGGCCGTGGGCGCGAGCCTGCTGGGCATGCTCGCCGTATGTGGCGGGCTGGCGTTGTCATGGTTCAAGGACACCCCGGCGGGGCCGTCGATCGTTGTGACGGCGGCCGCACTGTTTCTGCTGAGTTTTGTTCTGCCCCGTCGAGGGGTGTAGACTTGCTCGCTTTTTGCGCAATTAGAGAGTCGCAGGAATGAAGCCGTTCGCCTCCCGTTATCTGCTCCTTGTCGCATTTTCCGTGCTGCTGGGCGCCTGCCAAAGCACGCCGCCGGTGGCCGAAGCCCCCGACGCGCGGGCCACGGCCATCGCACAGCTGGAGCAAAGCCTGGCCAGCAGCGAACTGGCCACCGCCGAAGACCAACTGGCCGCCTTGCAGGCACAAACCCCCAACGATCAGTCCCTGGAGCAATACCAGCGCCAGTTGGCTGAGGCCTACCTGCGCCGCAGCCAGATCGTATTGCAGAAAGGCGATGTGAACGCCGCAGCCACTGCGCTGAGCCGTGCCCGTGCCCTGATGCCGAAAGCCCCGGCGCTGACCGGTGGCGTCAATGGTGCCATCACCGAAGCGCGCAAAGCCGAGCTGGAGAAAGCCGAAGCGGCGCTGCTGGCGGCCGAAGCCAAGCCGAAAGCCAAGGTCATCGATCCGACTGCCGAAAGCACCACGGTGGCGCTGAACATCAACGATAGCCGCAAGCTTCGCCGGCAACTCGACGCGATCGCCGCCGATGTGGTGAATTATGAGTGTGCCGTGAGCATTCAGGCGCCGCGCACCCAGGATTACCCATGGCTGGCGACGTTGCTGAGCAAGCGCGTGAAGAAACTCAATCCGGATTTTGAGCTGAAGATTGAAAAACAGATCCTGCGCACGGTGCCGGCGCAGATGGTTCTGATTCCAGCCAAACCCTAAAAGCTTCGCGAGCAGGCTCGCTCCCACAGGTACAGCGTGAACCCTGTGGGAGCGGGCTTGCTCGCGAAAGCGTCCTCTCAGCCAGCCAAGAACTTAAGCTGGAATGGCCTTGGCCTTAGGCTCCCGCGCCCAGACCCGATGCTGCCCGATCGCCGCGAAGAACGGCTTGGTCAACCCCGGCACATCCTTGCCCTGCAGCAGTCCTGCATCCGCTTCCAGCTTCAGTAGATCCTGCAACTGCTTGGCCTCGCCGTGCAGCGCAATCGCCTTGAGGTGCTTGTAGGCTTCCAGCAGGTAATGCAGCGCCACGCCGTCGCCACTCAACGCCTTGATCGACGCCGCACCACCCGGCACGAACACCGCATCGAAGATCACTGAAGGCATACCTTCCATGGATGCGTCCACCGGCAGGGCTTTGCCGTCGGCAGTCTTCACCGGTGCCGAAGTCGGGCCGAGCAGCTTGGCGTGCGCACCTTCTGCTTCCAAGGCCTTTTTCATCGCATCAATCGCTGCACCATCGACGCCGTTAGCGGCAAGAATCGCCACTTTGCGGGTTTTGATGTCCTCTGGCAGCAGATTCGCCTGACTCAGCGCTGGCGAATGATCGAACGAGGTTTTACGCACCTCGACCGTGCCTTTGCCTGGCGCTGGCAATCCGAGGTTGGCCGCCACACGTTTGGCCAATTCCAGGTCGATGTTGGCGAGAATCTCGTTCACCTGCCGTGCACGGATGAACTCGCGTTCGACCTTGCCCAGCTCGAAGCTGTAGGCGGCAATGATATGTTCCTTCTCGTGCTCACTCATGCTGTTGAAGAACAGCCGCGCCTGGGAGAAATGATCGCTGAACGACTCGCTACGCTGGCGGATTTTGTTCGCATCGATGCGTTCCGGGTAGCTCTCGAAGCCGCCGTCCTGCGCGGCTGGCGGAGTCTCTTTCGGCCAGCCGCCATCAATCGAGTTCGGCTCGTAGGACGCGCGACCCTTGTCGATCACCGTGCGGTGCTGCGCGTCGCGCTGGCCGTTATGGAATGGCGCGACCGGGCGGTTGATCGGCAGCTCATGAAAGTTCGGCCCACCGAGTCGGCTGATCTGCGTATCGGTGTAGGAAAACAGCCGGCCTTGCAGCAGAGGATCGTTGGAAAAGTCGATCCCCGGCACGATGTGGCCGGGGCAGAATGCGACCTGCTCTGTCTCGGCAAAGAAGTTGTCCGGGTTACGGTTCAGGGTCATCTTGCCCAGCGGGGTGATCGGCACGATTTCTTCGGGGATCAGCTTGGTCGGGTCGAGGATGTCGAAATCGAAGTCGTGTTCGTTTTCCTCCTCGATGATCTGTACGCCCAGCTCCCATTCCGGGTAGTCGCCCATCTCGATGGCTTCCCAGAGGTCGCGACGGTGGTAGTCGGTGTCTTTACCGGCGAGCTTCTGCGCCTCGTCCCACACCAGCGAGCAGGTGCCGGCGGTTGGGCGCCAGTGGAATTTGACGAAGCGCGATTTGCCCTCGGCGTTGACCAGGCGGAAGGTGTGCACGCCAAAGCCCTGCATGCTGCGCAGGCTTTTCGGGATTGCCCGGTCGGACATCGCCCAGATCACCATGTGCGCCGATTCCGGTACCAGCGAGACGAAGTCCCAGAACGTATCGTGGGCCGAGCCGCCAGTGGGGATTTCGTTGTGCGGCTCGGGTTTCACCGCGTGGACGAAGTCGGGAAACTTGATCGCGTCCTGAATGAAAAACACCGGCATGTTATTGCCGACCAGATCGAAGTTGCCCTCGTCGGTGAAGAACTTCACCGCGAAACCGCGCACGTCGCGCACGGTGTCACCGGAAC
The Pseudomonas fluorescens genome window above contains:
- a CDS encoding zinc ABC transporter substrate-binding protein; protein product: MSRLFSVFVAFIASFLLIGSAQAEVRVLTSIKPLQLIAAAVQDGVAIPEVLLPPGASPHNYALRPSDVRKVQSVDLLYWIGPDMEGFLPRVLNGRTLPSVAVQDLPGMKLRRFAEDSHSHAEDADEHDHDHRPGTLDAHLWLSPVNARVIADRMAVDLSAADPANAERYQSNAKAFDERLDALDARLKKRLTSVEGKPYFVFHEAFDYFEDAYGLKHTGVFSVAAEVQPGAQHVAAMRKRLQEVGKTCVFSEPPLRPRLAETLVAGLPVKLAELDALGGYTPATAQGYEQVLEKLGNDLAGCLESL
- a CDS encoding Fur family transcriptional regulator, giving the protein MPITPIASRPHDHSHCVHSALTEADTLCAQKGLRLTALRRRVLELVWQSHKPLGAYDILAVLSEQDGRRAAPPTVYRALDFLLENGLVHRISSLNAFVGCVHPEHAHQGQFLICRDCHAAIELEQKAISDAIINSAKDVGFIVEAQTVEVVGLCSGCQGA
- the znuC gene encoding zinc ABC transporter ATP-binding protein ZnuC is translated as MSNPLIRLEQVAVTFAGQTVLDNIELSVEPGQIVTLIGPNGAGKTTLVRAVLGLLKPDSGSVWRKPKLRVGYMPQKLHVDPTLPLSVLRFLRLVPGVDRPRALAALKEVGAEHVIDSPVQSVSGGEMQRVLLARALLREPELLVLDEPVQGVDVAGQAELYSLITRLRDRHGCGVLMVSHDLHLVMSTTDQVVCLNRHVCCSGHPEQVSGDPAFVELFGKNAPSLAIYHHHHDHAHDLHGSVVKAPGAGHTHVHGDHCKHG
- the znuB gene encoding zinc ABC transporter permease subunit ZnuB, with amino-acid sequence MADFLLYALLAGLALALVAGPLGSFVVWRRMAYFGDTLSHAALLGVALGFLLDVSPTVAVTVGCLLLAVLLVTLQQRQPLASDTLLGILAPSTLSLGLVVLSFMHEVRIDLMAYLFGDLLAISPTDLAWILGGSAAVLVLLVTLWRPLLAITVHEELARVEGLPVAGLRMALMLLIAVVIAVAMKIVGVLLITSLLIIPAAAAQRHARSPEQMAVGASLLGMLAVCGGLALSWFKDTPAGPSIVVTAAALFLLSFVLPRRGV
- a CDS encoding PA5502 family lipoprotein, with translation MKPFASRYLLLVAFSVLLGACQSTPPVAEAPDARATAIAQLEQSLASSELATAEDQLAALQAQTPNDQSLEQYQRQLAEAYLRRSQIVLQKGDVNAAATALSRARALMPKAPALTGGVNGAITEARKAELEKAEAALLAAEAKPKAKVIDPTAESTTVALNINDSRKLRRQLDAIAADVVNYECAVSIQAPRTQDYPWLATLLSKRVKKLNPDFELKIEKQILRTVPAQMVLIPAKP
- the katE gene encoding catalase HPII; the protein is MSSKKPTTDKSQLAGTDTKDRANTNAKLDSLEKFRSDATGQALRTNQGVKVADNQNTLKAGPRGPSLLEDFIMREKITHFDHERIPERIVHARGTGAHGFFQAYENHSTLTKAGFLQDPGKKTPVFVRFSTVQGPRGSGDTVRDVRGFAVKFFTDEGNFDLVGNNMPVFFIQDAIKFPDFVHAVKPEPHNEIPTGGSAHDTFWDFVSLVPESAHMVIWAMSDRAIPKSLRSMQGFGVHTFRLVNAEGKSRFVKFHWRPTAGTCSLVWDEAQKLAGKDTDYHRRDLWEAIEMGDYPEWELGVQIIEEENEHDFDFDILDPTKLIPEEIVPITPLGKMTLNRNPDNFFAETEQVAFCPGHIVPGIDFSNDPLLQGRLFSYTDTQISRLGGPNFHELPINRPVAPFHNGQRDAQHRTVIDKGRASYEPNSIDGGWPKETPPAAQDGGFESYPERIDANKIRQRSESFSDHFSQARLFFNSMSEHEKEHIIAAYSFELGKVEREFIRARQVNEILANIDLELAKRVAANLGLPAPGKGTVEVRKTSFDHSPALSQANLLPEDIKTRKVAILAANGVDGAAIDAMKKALEAEGAHAKLLGPTSAPVKTADGKALPVDASMEGMPSVIFDAVFVPGGAASIKALSGDGVALHYLLEAYKHLKAIALHGEAKQLQDLLKLEADAGLLQGKDVPGLTKPFFAAIGQHRVWAREPKAKAIPA